The following proteins come from a genomic window of Flavobacterium crocinum:
- a CDS encoding GNAT family N-acetyltransferase: MEIKDNTFARQFETVVPEGMLAVEYSFQEKKIFLTKINTPDSYQNDDAINALLKNVLDLSSEKNYRVVPIHPKIVSFFKKNPKYKELLPPGIRI; this comes from the coding sequence ATGGAAATCAAAGACAACACTTTTGCACGCCAATTTGAAACTGTCGTACCTGAAGGAATGCTGGCAGTTGAGTATTCATTTCAAGAAAAAAAAATCTTCTTAACCAAAATCAACACTCCAGATTCTTATCAGAACGATGATGCGATAAATGCTTTACTGAAAAATGTTCTCGATTTAAGTTCGGAGAAAAATTACAGAGTGGTTCCAATTCATCCAAAGATTGTTTCATTTTTCAAAAAAAATCCTAAATACAAAGAATTACTTCCTCCTGGAATCAGGATCTAA
- a CDS encoding anion permease translates to MKEVQIPQTLITLAVGIAIWLIPAPNGVVLEAWHLFAIFVATILGIILKAAPMGTMCMIAIALTAFTQVLAPGDPGKSITLALKGFGDKVIWLIGISFFIARGFIKTGLGNRIAFLFIRIFGKSSLGLAYGLGLADLVLAPAVPSNTARGGGIIYPIMKSMSMSFGSMPDKPETHRKLGSYLTLNSYNMNLIASSMFLTGTASNPMCQKFALNLGIKITWMSWAVAAIVPGLCAFFVIPFVLYKIYPPELKKTGDAPQIAREKLKEMGAITRNEWMMLLTFFILLFLWMTGDLFSIDATTTAFIGLVILLLTSVLTWDDVKAEKGAWDTIVWFSVLVMMASSLNELGFIAWFSDLVKVQIGGLSWQMAFPIIVLVYFFSHYLFASATAHVAAMYAALLGVGVSLGIPGLLLAFMLGFIGSLYGTLTHYGHGPAPVFFGSGYVDLKSWWVKGLVTGLVMLLIYMVIGGLWLRIIGYF, encoded by the coding sequence ATGAAAGAAGTACAGATTCCTCAAACCTTGATTACGCTTGCTGTTGGAATTGCAATTTGGCTTATTCCGGCTCCAAATGGTGTTGTTCTTGAAGCTTGGCACCTGTTTGCTATTTTTGTGGCAACCATTTTAGGAATTATTCTAAAAGCGGCTCCGATGGGAACCATGTGTATGATCGCGATTGCATTGACAGCTTTTACCCAGGTTTTAGCGCCGGGAGATCCGGGTAAGTCAATTACATTAGCATTAAAAGGTTTTGGAGATAAGGTAATCTGGCTGATAGGAATTTCGTTCTTTATTGCAAGAGGTTTTATAAAAACAGGATTAGGAAACAGAATTGCTTTTCTGTTCATTAGAATATTTGGAAAAAGTTCTTTGGGATTGGCTTATGGTTTAGGTCTTGCAGATTTGGTTCTGGCGCCAGCTGTTCCAAGTAATACGGCACGAGGAGGAGGAATTATTTATCCAATCATGAAATCTATGTCAATGAGTTTTGGTTCTATGCCGGATAAGCCTGAAACGCATAGAAAATTGGGTTCGTACTTGACTTTAAATAGTTATAACATGAATTTGATTGCGTCGTCTATGTTTTTAACGGGAACAGCCAGTAATCCAATGTGTCAAAAGTTTGCTTTGAATTTGGGAATAAAAATTACCTGGATGTCATGGGCAGTTGCAGCGATTGTTCCGGGATTGTGTGCTTTTTTTGTAATTCCGTTTGTATTGTATAAAATATATCCGCCGGAATTAAAAAAGACTGGTGATGCACCACAGATTGCCAGAGAAAAATTAAAAGAAATGGGAGCAATAACCCGAAACGAATGGATGATGCTTTTGACGTTCTTTATTCTTTTATTTCTTTGGATGACTGGCGATTTGTTTTCAATAGATGCAACAACAACGGCCTTCATTGGATTGGTGATTTTACTTCTCACTTCTGTTTTAACTTGGGATGACGTTAAGGCTGAAAAAGGTGCTTGGGATACAATTGTTTGGTTTTCGGTTTTAGTAATGATGGCCAGTTCGTTGAACGAATTAGGTTTTATTGCTTGGTTTAGTGATTTGGTAAAAGTACAAATCGGCGGATTAAGCTGGCAAATGGCTTTTCCTATCATTGTTTTGGTTTACTTTTTTAGTCACTATCTTTTTGCGAGTGCAACGGCACATGTGGCAGCAATGTACGCGGCGTTGCTTGGAGTTGGAGTTTCACTTGGAATTCCAGGTTTACTGCTGGCTTTTATGTTAGGATTTATAGGTTCGTTATACGGAACTTTAACGCATTACGGTCACGGTCCGGCACCCGTATTCTTTGGGAGCGGATATGTTGATTTAAAGAGCTGGTGGGTCAAAGGACTCGTGACAGGTCTGGTAATGCTCTTGATTTATATGGTAATAGGAGGGCTGTGGCTCCGAATTATAGGGTATTTTTAG
- a CDS encoding porin, giving the protein MSKILLVPIIFFFFLSPVYLLAQVDVNDGEKKEEEVKYPQYQLKGLLQARYLESFGDNVDVLGMHHSTGDPTQSSFDIKRMRVGLNTKLSKETEVVILVNLADFKSDTKGKVLENAYGKYTFNKYIALTGGQFRPAFGIEELVPVDIIKSFDFSNQYYEFGKNGWTSFQIGASATGTFDIGKIPVNYAVSVLNGNGKNVEMDKDNGKQYSTRWVFELSKEHKINLGLNGGYGRVFKEKVFAVGVDFTSDFKLTDKLSFDLQIEYKQGTNHNLYFSLPAENRVGDVSNYQMRGIYFLPNLRYMVNYKKLTAFEVSCRYETFDPSYKVNSNVRQTYTPMISLEFGKAYTGRIELGFEIDRFDRNVPDTSTYNDELFLIQLQLRL; this is encoded by the coding sequence ATGAGTAAAATTCTACTAGTTCCAATAATTTTTTTCTTTTTTCTGTCTCCGGTTTATTTGCTTGCTCAAGTTGACGTAAACGATGGAGAAAAAAAAGAAGAAGAAGTAAAATATCCACAATACCAGCTCAAAGGTCTTTTGCAAGCTCGTTATCTGGAAAGTTTTGGCGATAATGTTGATGTTCTGGGAATGCATCATTCTACTGGTGATCCTACGCAAAGTTCTTTTGATATTAAAAGAATGCGTGTTGGCTTAAATACGAAATTAAGCAAAGAAACAGAAGTTGTTATCTTGGTGAACTTAGCCGATTTTAAATCGGATACCAAAGGTAAAGTTCTTGAGAATGCCTACGGAAAATATACTTTTAATAAATACATTGCCTTAACTGGAGGTCAGTTTCGCCCAGCATTTGGTATTGAGGAACTTGTTCCTGTTGATATCATTAAATCTTTTGATTTCTCCAATCAGTATTATGAATTTGGAAAAAATGGCTGGACCAGTTTCCAGATTGGGGCTTCTGCAACCGGAACTTTTGATATCGGTAAAATTCCGGTTAATTATGCGGTTTCTGTTTTGAACGGAAACGGGAAAAATGTAGAAATGGATAAAGATAACGGAAAACAATATTCTACACGATGGGTTTTCGAGCTGTCTAAAGAACATAAAATCAATTTAGGTCTTAACGGCGGTTATGGAAGAGTTTTTAAAGAAAAGGTTTTTGCCGTAGGGGTTGATTTTACAAGTGATTTTAAGCTCACAGACAAACTGTCTTTTGATCTTCAGATTGAATACAAGCAAGGAACAAATCATAATTTGTATTTTTCTCTTCCTGCCGAAAATAGAGTGGGTGATGTCTCTAATTATCAAATGCGCGGTATTTATTTTCTTCCGAATTTAAGATATATGGTAAATTATAAAAAATTAACCGCTTTTGAAGTATCGTGTCGTTATGAGACTTTTGATCCAAGTTATAAAGTAAACTCAAACGTAAGGCAAACTTATACACCAATGATTAGTTTGGAATTTGGAAAAGCTTATACAGGACGTATTGAGCTTGGATTTGAAATTGATCGATTTGATAGAAATGTACCCGATACGTCAACCTATAATGACGAATTATTCTTAATTCAGTTACAGCTCCGACTTTAA
- a CDS encoding ABC-F family ATP-binding cassette domain-containing protein gives MITVNDISVQFGGTTLFSDVSFAINENDKIALMGKNGAGKSTLLKIIAGVNKPSTGSISAPKEAVVAYLPQHLLTEDGATVMEEASKAFSEIFKMKSEIDEINEQLTVRTDYESDEYMKLIERVSDLSEKFYAIEEVNYEAEVEKILVGLGFEREDFTRQTSEFSGGWRMRIELAKILLRKPDLILLDEPTNHMDIESIQWLEDFLLNQAKAVVVISHDRAFVDNITNRTIEVTMGRIYDYKAKYTHYLELRKDRRIHQQKAYDEQQKMIAENRAFIERFKGTFSKTDAVQSRVKMLEKLEIVQVDEVDTSALRLKFPPAARSGQYPVIVKEMSKSYGDHVVFKDANIVIERGQKVAFVGKNGEGKSTMIKAIMKEIGVDSGSVDIGHNAQIGYFAQNQAALLDENATIFETIDSIAVGDIRTQIKNILGAFMFQGDDITKKVKVLSGGEKTRLAMIKLLLEPVNLLILDEPSNHLDMKTKDIIKDALRDFDGTLILVSHDRDFLDGLATKVFEFGNKRVKEHFEDVAGFLAHKKMDSMREIEK, from the coding sequence ATGATTACAGTTAACGATATTTCGGTTCAGTTTGGTGGAACTACACTTTTTAGCGATGTTTCTTTTGCTATAAATGAAAATGATAAAATTGCCCTTATGGGTAAAAATGGTGCAGGAAAATCTACACTTTTGAAAATAATTGCCGGTGTAAATAAGCCTTCAACAGGAAGTATCTCTGCTCCAAAAGAGGCTGTAGTTGCTTATTTGCCTCAGCATTTACTTACTGAAGATGGGGCAACTGTAATGGAAGAAGCGTCTAAAGCTTTCAGTGAAATCTTTAAAATGAAGTCTGAAATCGACGAAATCAATGAGCAATTGACAGTTCGTACCGATTATGAAAGTGACGAGTACATGAAATTGATTGAAAGAGTTTCTGACTTAAGCGAGAAATTTTATGCTATCGAAGAAGTGAATTACGAAGCTGAAGTTGAAAAGATTTTAGTTGGTTTAGGTTTTGAACGTGAAGATTTTACACGTCAGACTTCTGAGTTTTCCGGAGGATGGAGAATGCGTATTGAATTGGCTAAAATTCTTTTAAGAAAACCGGATTTAATTTTACTGGATGAGCCTACCAACCACATGGATATCGAAAGTATTCAATGGTTAGAAGATTTCTTATTGAATCAGGCAAAAGCAGTTGTGGTAATCTCTCACGATAGAGCGTTTGTAGATAATATTACAAACCGTACGATCGAGGTTACAATGGGAAGAATCTACGATTACAAAGCGAAATACACGCATTATTTAGAATTAAGAAAAGACCGTCGTATTCATCAGCAAAAAGCATACGATGAGCAACAAAAAATGATTGCAGAAAACCGTGCATTTATTGAACGTTTCAAAGGAACTTTTTCTAAAACAGATGCGGTTCAGTCTCGTGTAAAAATGTTGGAAAAACTGGAAATCGTTCAGGTTGATGAAGTAGATACTTCTGCATTACGTTTAAAATTCCCGCCGGCGGCACGTTCTGGGCAATATCCGGTTATTGTGAAAGAAATGTCTAAATCGTATGGAGATCATGTAGTATTTAAAGATGCTAATATCGTAATCGAGCGCGGACAAAAAGTAGCATTTGTTGGGAAAAATGGGGAAGGGAAATCGACTATGATTAAAGCAATAATGAAAGAAATCGGTGTTGATTCCGGAAGTGTTGATATTGGACATAATGCTCAAATTGGATACTTTGCTCAAAATCAAGCGGCTTTGTTAGATGAAAATGCTACCATTTTTGAAACAATTGATAGTATTGCAGTTGGAGATATTAGAACTCAGATTAAAAATATTTTAGGAGCTTTTATGTTCCAAGGAGATGATATTACTAAAAAAGTAAAAGTACTTTCAGGAGGAGAAAAAACGCGTTTGGCAATGATTAAATTGTTGTTGGAGCCAGTTAACTTGTTGATTCTGGATGAGCCTTCGAATCACCTGGATATGAAAACTAAGGATATCATCAAAGACGCTTTGAGGGATTTTGACGGAACGTTGATCCTGGTTTCTCACGACCGTGATTTCCTTGACGGATTAGCAACTAAAGTTTTTGAGTTTGGAAATAAAAGAGTAAAAGAGCATTTTGAAGATGTGGCAGGTTTCCTTGCGCATAAAAAAATGGACTCTATGAGAGAGATAGAAAAGTAA
- a CDS encoding PepSY-like domain-containing protein → MKTKFKIAVYLIAGLLFGLSANAQKTVIKKEALPANAQTFLKTHFGSKKPSYILEDKELLSTEYKVQFDKQLEIEFDKKGNWKEVDGKNDKIPKSIIPKKIASYIKTNFPKEKVTKIEIGTSGYETKLTNGLELKFNLKEDFIKIDK, encoded by the coding sequence ATGAAAACAAAATTTAAAATAGCCGTTTACTTAATTGCAGGATTACTATTTGGACTTTCTGCAAATGCACAAAAAACGGTCATTAAAAAAGAAGCTTTACCGGCAAACGCCCAAACATTCTTAAAAACTCATTTTGGATCAAAAAAGCCGAGCTATATATTAGAAGATAAAGAATTGCTTTCTACAGAATACAAAGTTCAATTTGACAAACAGCTTGAAATCGAATTTGACAAGAAAGGAAACTGGAAAGAAGTGGACGGTAAAAATGATAAAATTCCAAAATCCATCATTCCGAAAAAGATTGCTTCTTACATCAAAACAAATTTCCCTAAAGAGAAAGTGACTAAAATAGAAATTGGAACTTCAGGCTACGAAACAAAACTGACTAATGGTTTGGAATTAAAATTTAATCTAAAAGAGGATTTCATCAAAATAGACAAATAA
- a CDS encoding GlmU family protein encodes MNYILFDGPVRNALLPFTFTRPVADILVGIMTIRQKWERRLGSTITTITEDYLSEKFPMVEMEENVMINAAYLPNDTLAEMVSNLTTNQAIFKGEDVIAFFAGENQEVDFDSYEIIQYNDDCITIEHTWDIFSKNDAAIRQDFEFLTEDRKSQPIPKSVNVIAPENIFIEEGAKLEFVTLNASNGPIYIGKNTEIMEGTAIRGPFALCENAMVKMSAKVYGATTVGPGSRIGGEVKNSVLFANSNKGHEGFLGDSVLGEWCNIGADSNNSNLKNNYEEVKLWSYETEGFAKTGLQFCGLMMGDHSKCGINTMFNTGTVVGVSANIFGSGFPRNFVPSFSWGGAAGFTTYVTKKAFETARLVMSRRNIEFDATEAAIMEHIFEETKKWRKD; translated from the coding sequence ATGAACTACATTCTTTTCGACGGGCCCGTTCGGAATGCTTTACTACCCTTTACTTTTACACGGCCGGTGGCTGATATTTTGGTTGGAATTATGACTATTCGTCAAAAATGGGAAAGACGTTTAGGTTCTACAATTACCACTATAACCGAAGATTATTTATCAGAGAAATTTCCGATGGTAGAAATGGAAGAAAATGTAATGATCAACGCAGCGTATTTGCCAAATGATACTCTTGCGGAGATGGTTTCTAATTTAACCACAAATCAGGCCATATTTAAAGGTGAAGATGTAATAGCTTTTTTTGCAGGCGAAAATCAGGAAGTCGATTTTGATTCTTATGAAATCATTCAATACAACGACGATTGTATTACTATAGAACATACTTGGGATATTTTCTCTAAAAATGATGCGGCAATCCGTCAGGATTTTGAATTTTTGACAGAAGACCGAAAATCACAACCCATTCCTAAAAGCGTTAATGTAATTGCTCCGGAAAATATATTTATTGAAGAAGGCGCAAAATTAGAGTTCGTCACTTTAAATGCATCGAACGGACCTATATATATAGGTAAAAATACGGAGATAATGGAAGGAACTGCAATTCGCGGACCTTTTGCCTTGTGTGAAAATGCAATGGTAAAAATGTCGGCTAAGGTTTATGGTGCTACAACTGTTGGACCAGGATCTAGAATAGGCGGTGAGGTTAAAAACTCAGTTCTTTTTGCTAATTCGAACAAAGGGCATGAAGGGTTTTTAGGGGATTCTGTTTTAGGCGAATGGTGTAATATTGGAGCCGATTCTAATAATTCGAATCTAAAAAACAATTACGAAGAAGTAAAATTATGGAGCTATGAAACAGAAGGTTTTGCAAAAACAGGACTTCAGTTTTGTGGTTTAATGATGGGAGATCACAGTAAATGCGGAATCAATACGATGTTTAATACCGGAACTGTTGTTGGTGTAAGTGCTAATATTTTTGGCTCAGGATTTCCAAGAAATTTTGTTCCGAGTTTCTCTTGGGGCGGGGCTGCAGGTTTTACAACTTACGTAACCAAAAAAGCTTTTGAAACAGCTCGCTTAGTAATGTCAAGAAGAAATATCGAGTTTGATGCTACGGAAGCGGCAATTATGGAGCATATTTTCGAAGAAACCAAAAAATGGAGAAAAGACTAA
- a CDS encoding type B 50S ribosomal protein L31, protein MKKGIHPENYRLVAFKDMSNDEVFITKSTADTKETIEVDGVEYPVVKMEISRTSHPFYTGKSKLIDTAGRIDKFKTKYAKHAKK, encoded by the coding sequence ATGAAAAAAGGAATTCACCCAGAAAATTACAGATTAGTTGCATTTAAAGACATGTCGAATGATGAAGTTTTTATCACTAAATCTACTGCAGATACAAAAGAAACAATTGAAGTTGACGGAGTTGAGTATCCAGTTGTAAAAATGGAGATTTCTAGAACATCTCACCCTTTTTATACTGGTAAATCTAAACTTATTGATACTGCAGGACGTATTGATAAATTCAAAACTAAATATGCTAAACACGCTAAAAAATAA
- a CDS encoding DUF4199 domain-containing protein, with product MINEVIKKNGITYGIALGVILALITATLYAIDLKLFVSGWIGGLTFVIYVVVGILLLTKTKKEINGFFSFKDAFTTFFIATIIAVAISSLFSIVLFNVIDPEAKNTLSELLVKYMAETLQKFGTPASAINEALTKMRENNPFSVTEQLKGLVFSLIGYSILGLILAAFFKSKSTQE from the coding sequence ATGATTAATGAAGTTATAAAAAAGAATGGAATTACTTATGGAATTGCTTTAGGAGTTATTCTGGCATTAATTACGGCAACTCTTTATGCTATAGATCTTAAGTTATTTGTTTCTGGCTGGATAGGCGGACTTACTTTCGTTATTTATGTGGTAGTAGGAATCCTGCTACTTACCAAAACAAAAAAAGAGATTAATGGATTTTTCTCTTTTAAAGATGCGTTTACCACTTTTTTTATAGCTACAATTATTGCGGTAGCTATTTCTTCATTATTTAGTATTGTATTATTTAACGTAATTGATCCTGAGGCTAAAAACACTTTAAGTGAATTACTGGTTAAATACATGGCTGAAACTTTACAGAAATTTGGAACTCCTGCTTCTGCAATAAATGAAGCCTTAACCAAAATGAGAGAAAACAATCCTTTCTCGGTAACAGAACAATTAAAAGGACTGGTTTTCAGCCTTATTGGTTATTCAATTTTAGGATTAATTTTAGCTGCATTTTTCAAAAGCAAATCGACACAAGAATAA
- a CDS encoding glycosyltransferase family 2 protein: MNLSILIPLLNEEESLQELYTWIIKVMQSNNYSYEIIFVDDGSTDNSWQIIEGFSNENPNVKGIRFMKNFGKSQALHAGFAKAKGDVIITMDADLQDSPDEIPELYEMITAQKYDLVSGWKKKRYDSVVAKNLPSKLFNWAARKTSGVELNDFNCGLKAYKNAVVKNVEVSGEMHRYIPVLAKNAGFNKIGEKVVIHQARKYGETKFGMERFINGFLDLITIWFLSRFGKRPMHLFGAIGSIMFIIGFLSAGYIGVSKLYHMYNGMKYSLVTNNPWFYIALTTMILGTQLFLAGFLGEIILRTKNNEERYKVAREVNF; this comes from the coding sequence ATGAATTTATCTATACTTATACCGCTTCTAAACGAGGAGGAATCACTTCAGGAACTCTACACATGGATCATTAAAGTGATGCAATCTAACAATTACTCTTATGAAATCATTTTTGTAGATGATGGTAGTACAGATAATTCCTGGCAGATCATTGAAGGTTTTTCTAATGAAAATCCGAATGTAAAAGGCATTCGTTTTATGAAAAACTTTGGAAAATCCCAGGCTTTACATGCTGGTTTTGCAAAAGCAAAAGGTGATGTTATCATTACAATGGATGCCGATTTACAGGACAGCCCTGATGAGATTCCTGAATTATATGAAATGATTACAGCTCAGAAATACGATTTGGTTTCCGGATGGAAAAAGAAACGTTACGATTCTGTTGTAGCCAAAAATCTTCCATCAAAATTATTTAACTGGGCCGCCAGAAAAACTTCGGGTGTTGAGTTAAATGATTTTAACTGCGGATTAAAAGCGTATAAAAATGCGGTTGTGAAAAACGTTGAAGTTTCTGGTGAAATGCACCGTTACATTCCTGTTTTAGCCAAAAATGCCGGATTTAATAAAATAGGTGAAAAAGTGGTTATACACCAGGCCAGAAAATATGGTGAAACTAAATTCGGAATGGAACGTTTTATAAATGGATTCCTGGATTTAATTACAATCTGGTTTTTATCTCGTTTTGGAAAAAGACCAATGCACTTGTTTGGAGCTATCGGTTCTATCATGTTTATCATCGGATTTTTATCTGCCGGATATATTGGAGTTTCAAAACTATACCATATGTATAACGGAATGAAATATTCTTTGGTGACCAATAATCCCTGGTTCTATATCGCATTAACCACAATGATCTTAGGAACTCAGCTTTTCCTTGCTGGCTTTCTGGGAGAAATTATTTTGAGAACCAAAAACAATGAAGAAAGATATAAAGTAGCACGCGAAGTGAATTTTTGA
- a CDS encoding phospho-sugar mutase produces the protein MNIAPNILNAVNEWLTPTFDQETQAAVKELMTTSPKDLEESFYKNLEFGTGGMRGVMGVGNNRINKYTLGKNTQGLSDYLHKVFPNEPLKVVIAYDCRHNSNTLAKVVADVFSANGIQVYLFSDLRPTPELSFALKYLKCQCGIVLTASHNPPEYNGYKVYWQDGGQIVPPQDGEIIQVIESLDYDKIKFNANESLIQYIDIEIDKAFIKSSIENASFNTPAEAKDNLHIVFTSLHGTSIKSIPDVLSQAGYKNVHIVPEQAIPDGDFPTVKSPNPEEPEALTMAIALAEKTNSDIVVGTDPDCDRLGVAVRDNDGKLILLNGNQTMVLMTSFLLKQWKKAGKINGKQFVGSTIVSTPMIMELATSYGVECKVGLTGFKWIAKMIKDFPELQFIGGGEESFGFMVGDAVRDKDAVAATLLICEVAAQAKAAGSSVYKELLQLYVENGFYKEFLVSLTKKGMEGLEEINQMMINLRQNPLKEINGQRVIMVEDYQSSTALNLLTNEESSMDIPKSNVLIYYTEDGSKICARPSGTEPKIKFYISVNAELESVADFDEAESFLDQKIQNIIADMQLK, from the coding sequence ATGAACATAGCACCTAATATTTTAAACGCTGTAAATGAATGGCTGACTCCTACGTTTGACCAAGAAACGCAGGCAGCAGTAAAAGAATTAATGACAACTTCTCCTAAAGACCTTGAAGAAAGTTTTTATAAAAACTTAGAATTTGGTACTGGAGGCATGAGAGGTGTTATGGGTGTTGGAAACAACAGAATCAACAAATATACGCTTGGAAAAAATACTCAGGGATTATCTGATTATTTGCATAAAGTTTTTCCAAACGAACCGTTGAAAGTAGTTATTGCTTACGATTGCCGCCATAACAGTAATACACTTGCAAAAGTTGTAGCAGATGTATTTTCTGCAAACGGAATTCAGGTTTATTTGTTTTCTGATTTAAGACCAACTCCGGAATTGTCTTTCGCTCTTAAATATTTAAAATGCCAATGCGGAATTGTTCTTACCGCTTCACACAATCCGCCGGAATATAACGGATATAAAGTGTACTGGCAGGATGGCGGACAAATTGTTCCTCCGCAAGACGGTGAAATTATTCAGGTAATCGAAAGTTTAGATTACGATAAAATCAAATTCAATGCAAATGAAAGCCTGATTCAGTATATTGATATTGAAATCGACAAAGCATTCATAAAATCATCAATCGAAAACGCAAGTTTTAATACTCCGGCTGAAGCAAAAGACAACCTTCATATTGTTTTTACTTCTCTTCACGGAACTTCTATAAAATCTATTCCGGATGTTTTATCTCAGGCTGGTTACAAAAACGTTCACATTGTTCCAGAACAAGCAATTCCAGACGGAGATTTCCCTACTGTAAAATCTCCAAACCCGGAGGAACCTGAAGCTTTAACAATGGCAATTGCTTTAGCAGAAAAAACAAATTCAGACATTGTTGTAGGAACAGATCCTGATTGTGACCGTTTAGGTGTTGCAGTTAGAGACAATGACGGTAAATTAATTCTGCTTAACGGAAACCAAACGATGGTTTTGATGACTTCTTTCTTATTGAAACAATGGAAAAAAGCTGGAAAAATCAACGGAAAACAATTCGTAGGCTCTACTATTGTTTCAACTCCAATGATTATGGAATTAGCAACAAGTTATGGCGTTGAATGCAAAGTTGGTTTAACAGGATTTAAATGGATCGCTAAAATGATCAAAGATTTTCCAGAACTTCAATTTATTGGAGGTGGTGAAGAAAGTTTTGGTTTTATGGTTGGTGATGCTGTTAGAGATAAAGATGCAGTTGCTGCTACTTTATTAATATGCGAAGTTGCCGCTCAGGCTAAAGCCGCAGGAAGTTCTGTTTACAAAGAACTTTTACAGCTTTATGTTGAAAATGGTTTCTACAAAGAATTCTTAGTTTCATTAACTAAAAAAGGAATGGAAGGTTTAGAAGAAATTAATCAGATGATGATTAATTTACGTCAAAATCCTTTAAAAGAAATCAACGGTCAGCGTGTAATTATGGTCGAAGACTACCAATCATCTACCGCATTGAATTTATTGACAAACGAAGAATCTTCTATGGATATTCCAAAATCAAACGTATTGATTTATTATACAGAAGACGGTTCTAAAATTTGCGCAAGACCAAGTGGAACTGAACCTAAAATTAAATTCTATATCAGTGTAAATGCCGAATTAGAATCGGTTGCTGATTTTGATGAAGCAGAAAGCTTCTTAGATCAGAAAATCCAGAACATCATTGCTGATATGCAATTGAAATAA